Proteins from one Bacteroidota bacterium genomic window:
- a CDS encoding ABC transporter ATP-binding protein — MSTLVEVKNVTKVYKRDTLEIPVLQNISLDVPEGEFLALMGPSGSGKTTLLNLISGIDQPTGGSIIVAGTDIAKLNESALAKWRSHHIGFVFQFYNLLPVLTAYENVELPLLLTNLSKKEKRERVEMVLKVVGLEDRMDHYPKQLSGGQQQRVAIARAVVSDPTLIIGDEPTGDLDRKSAEEILILLGRLNSEYKKTIIMVTHDPHAAESAHKIQHLDKGELKVN, encoded by the coding sequence ATGTCAACATTAGTTGAAGTAAAAAACGTTACCAAAGTGTACAAACGGGACACGCTGGAAATTCCCGTCCTTCAAAATATCTCATTGGATGTTCCCGAAGGGGAGTTTCTTGCGTTAATGGGGCCTTCCGGTTCCGGAAAGACGACACTGCTCAATCTTATTTCCGGCATTGATCAACCAACCGGCGGTTCTATTATTGTAGCAGGTACCGATATTGCAAAACTGAATGAATCTGCTCTTGCAAAATGGCGGTCACATCATATCGGATTTGTTTTCCAGTTTTACAATCTGCTGCCAGTGTTGACGGCATATGAAAATGTTGAGCTGCCGTTGCTATTGACGAATCTTTCAAAGAAAGAAAAGAGGGAACGCGTTGAAATGGTGTTAAAGGTGGTTGGTCTTGAAGACCGGATGGATCATTACCCGAAACAACTTTCCGGCGGACAGCAGCAGCGCGTTGCTATTGCGCGCGCAGTTGTTTCCGATCCGACATTGATTATCGGCGATGAGCCGACAGGGGATTTAGACAGAAAGTCGGCGGAAGAAATTCTTATTCTTCTCGGCAGATTGAACAGCGAATACAAAAAAACAATTATTATGGTCACACATGATCCGCATGCGGCGGAAAGTGCGCATAAAATTCAACATTTAGATAAAGGCGAATTGAAAGTGAATTAA
- a CDS encoding FtsX-like permease family protein: protein MKILKLIYKNLLRHKLRSLLTIMGISIAVLAFGLLRTVVTAWSYGVEAASADRLITRHAVAFIFPLPYSYKSEIENISGVKKVSFASWFQGIYKDQSFENFFPRLAVDPETIFDVYSEFIVPPDQLAAFKKQRNSCVVGKKLAAQHGFKIGDVIPVKGDIYPGDWEFTVVGIYAGKDKTADETQMFFNWEYLNERNRQTGSFAIDQVGWYIVQIKNANEAATLSETVDALYANSSARTKTETEKAFQQSFVSLSGAIITSMEVISYVIIGIILMVLANTIIMAARERIREYAVLKTLGFTSFHVVGLIAGESLFISLIGGGSGLLLTFPVCQGFGEAFPTMFPVFEVQQATIAMAIGFSLLVGVIASVFPAYRSAHMKIVDGLRQIG from the coding sequence ATGAAAATCCTCAAACTTATTTACAAAAATCTGCTGCGGCATAAACTCCGCAGCCTTCTCACCATTATGGGAATTTCGATCGCCGTGCTGGCGTTCGGTCTTCTCCGCACCGTTGTCACCGCTTGGTCGTACGGTGTTGAAGCTGCCTCGGCGGACCGGTTGATAACACGGCACGCAGTAGCGTTCATTTTTCCTCTACCGTATTCGTACAAGAGTGAAATTGAAAATATCTCCGGAGTAAAAAAAGTCTCTTTTGCTTCCTGGTTCCAAGGAATTTATAAGGATCAAAGTTTTGAAAATTTCTTTCCTCGACTAGCGGTTGATCCCGAAACAATCTTTGATGTCTATTCCGAGTTTATCGTCCCGCCAGATCAATTGGCTGCATTTAAGAAGCAGCGGAATAGCTGCGTTGTCGGGAAAAAATTGGCAGCGCAGCATGGATTCAAGATTGGTGATGTTATTCCCGTCAAAGGAGATATCTATCCGGGAGATTGGGAGTTTACGGTTGTCGGCATTTATGCAGGGAAAGATAAAACTGCAGATGAAACGCAGATGTTTTTCAATTGGGAATATCTGAACGAACGGAACCGTCAAACAGGATCGTTTGCTATCGATCAAGTGGGGTGGTATATCGTTCAGATTAAGAATGCTAATGAGGCCGCCACGCTTTCTGAAACAGTTGATGCTCTTTATGCTAACTCGAGTGCAAGGACAAAAACAGAAACGGAAAAAGCATTCCAACAAAGTTTCGTTTCACTCTCTGGTGCGATAATCACATCCATGGAAGTGATTTCGTATGTGATTATTGGTATCATTTTAATGGTACTTGCAAATACTATCATTATGGCGGCACGTGAACGGATACGCGAATATGCAGTGTTAAAAACACTTGGATTCACCTCCTTTCATGTTGTCGGATTGATTGCAGGAGAATCGCTCTTTATTTCCCTTATCGGTGGCGGAAGTGGACTGCTGTTGACATTTCCCGTTTGTCAGGGATTTGGAGAGGCATTTCCAACAATGTTTCCTGTCTTTGAAGTACAGCAGGCAACAATTGCAATGGCGATAGGATTTTCACTTCTTGTGGGAGTTATTGCCTCTGTGTTTCCGGCATATCGTTCCGCCCACATGAAGATCGTCGACGGCTTAAGACAGATTGGATAA